The nucleotide window TTAAATATATAAAATGTCACTCCCGTCCGGCTTGAATTATAATCTAAGCAACAACAAGATGTTGAGCAACTCCGACAAACATCGGCATTTCACTTTTTGAATTGTATTATATTTCATGCCTGTCCGCCGACAGGAGGAATTAGATTTCAGAAGTCGATTCTTATTCGATGATTATCCATTTACGTCATTCCCCCGCCGCGGCGGGGGAATGACATCACTATTGCATCCGCCTAAGGCGGACAAAAACCCGGACAGTAGTGATGTCTAATATTGGATATATTAAGAATATGATTGTCTAATAAGAAAATTTTTACGGGAAAACGTTTCTTACAGCAACCCCCGTTTAATAGTTAAACCAAAATTATCCAATTCATGCAACAATAAACGTATAGTTATCGAAGTATGATTTCTATAAGCCGATAATGAAATAGAATCGAGGAGGAATCGCTTTGATTGCGAATGATGTATTAGATTCAATAATAATAGATCAACCATTATCGATATTAGTTGTTGATGACGATAAAATTATTCTTCAAGTCGTCAGTGAAATGCTAAGCGATTATAACTATAATATAATTCTGGCAGAATCGGTGTCTGAAGCAATCAATATTCTTAAGGAAAAAGATATTTCTATTGTACTTACAGACTTTGTATTGAATGATGGTTCCGGTATGGATGTTATGTTCCATGTGCAGAAATATCAACCTGATGCCAAGATTATTTTGATGACCGGGAAACCAACAATCAAAAACGCCATATCAGTTATTAGAAGCGGTGCTTTCGATTATTTAATAAAGCCATTCGAAATGGAAAATTTGCAGTCCACAGTCAGGCGAGCGGCTAATCAGTTGATACTTGAACGTGAGAATATCCGTCTCAATGAATTAATGTCTTTCTATACAATAACCGAGGCAATGGGTTCTGAAATTAAACCCGACCGTCAGTTATCTTTAATTCTTAAAACCGCTTTAAAAGAATTCAATGCGGATTTCGGAGCGCTTCACTTGATACAGGAAAACGGTCAGCTTGCTCTTCAGAAAGTGATTTGCCCAGACCAGAATTTATATCAACATTTATGCAGTTTCAGTCAGGATTTTGCGGAAAAAGTATCTATGAATAGCAAACCGATTATTGTAAATGAGGCCGAAGCGCAAGCCCAAATAGGATTGAATATTGCTAAGTCATCCATTTTCCAGCCATTAATGGTCAAAGGGAATTGCATTGGCGCCCTTTGCCTGATTCGCACTAAGGATATTCATAAATTTACTACCGGGCAATTATCGACTTTCTCGCTTTTTGCCGGCAAAGCGGCTTTGTCAATTGAAAACACGAAACTATATACCGAACTCGAGGATTCATACTTGGATGCTGTTGGAGCACTGGCAAATGCTATTGAGACGCGCGATAAATACACTGCCGGACATACTGATCGGGTTTGGAAAAATTCTCTCGGTATCGCCAAAATCCTGAAATGGAATCAGGATAAGATAAAAGAATTGCGTATGGGAGCCATTCTTCACGATATAGGTAAAATCGGAGCTCCCGATGCCATACTCAATAAGCC belongs to Candidatus Zixiibacteriota bacterium and includes:
- a CDS encoding response regulator; this translates as MIANDVLDSIIIDQPLSILVVDDDKIILQVVSEMLSDYNYNIILAESVSEAINILKEKDISIVLTDFVLNDGSGMDVMFHVQKYQPDAKIILMTGKPTIKNAISVIRSGAFDYLIKPFEMENLQSTVRRAANQLILERENIRLNELMSFYTITEAMGSEIKPDRQLSLILKTALKEFNADFGALHLIQENGQLALQKVICPDQNLYQHLCSFSQDFAEKVSMNSKPIIVNEAEAQAQIGLNIAKSSIFQPLMVKGNCIGALCLIRTKDIHKFTTGQLSTFSLFAGKAALSIENTKLYTELEDSYLDAVGALANAIETRDKYTAGHTDRVWKNSLGIAKILKWNQDKIKELRMGAILHDIGKIGAPDAILNKPGPLTPEEQAVMKTHPELGAHIIREIKFLQPALPYILYHHERFDGNGYPDGLKGDNIPIQGRLLAVVDTFDAIITDRPYRKGRSIDEAVEEIKRNSGTQFDPVIVEVFLEAIESTKDILINQP